The proteins below are encoded in one region of Syntrophotalea carbinolica DSM 2380:
- a CDS encoding cation:proton antiporter — MAEQLVTLVTVVFGAAVMPLAARRLSVPSAALEIVYGMVLFNTVLASQPEWFELLKELGLIYLMFIAGMELSLRELQSSGRVLRYVLIPLPAFVVMPPLLHLMGLPWYLGVVLAMISAGIVIPVLKESSLLQRPLGRDILGVALAGELISILVLTLLDIFHHYGLTPHALLELLKLVALLGLAALALKLLYLAAWWHPNHVARVMRSEDPTEEGIRLVISVAFAGGLAAYAAGVEPILGSFMGGVIFSHVFKSKGRFEDKINAIGFGFLTPFFFIGVGAAFDPALLGSPQTVLLALGLTVLLLVAKLLPLLPARLFGLRGTEACGMGLLLAAPLSLLVVAGTLGQKMGLLSPSLNGMLVLTAVLASILFPMLFRLLAPRLKQDRPD, encoded by the coding sequence ATGGCTGAGCAGCTGGTCACTCTCGTTACGGTGGTATTCGGCGCGGCGGTCATGCCCTTGGCGGCACGGCGCTTGTCGGTACCGTCGGCGGCTCTCGAAATCGTTTACGGCATGGTGCTGTTCAATACCGTGCTGGCGTCTCAGCCCGAATGGTTCGAGTTGCTCAAGGAACTCGGCCTGATCTACCTGATGTTCATCGCCGGTATGGAATTGTCGCTGCGGGAGCTTCAAAGCAGCGGGCGTGTATTGCGCTATGTGCTGATTCCTCTGCCGGCCTTTGTCGTCATGCCGCCGTTGCTGCACCTCATGGGGCTGCCCTGGTACCTCGGCGTTGTCCTGGCCATGATTTCCGCCGGCATCGTCATCCCGGTGCTCAAAGAGTCGAGTCTGTTACAGCGCCCCCTGGGGCGCGATATTCTGGGCGTGGCGCTGGCCGGCGAGTTGATTTCGATACTGGTGCTGACTTTGCTCGACATCTTCCATCATTACGGACTGACTCCGCATGCGCTTTTAGAATTATTGAAACTCGTGGCCTTGCTGGGCCTGGCAGCACTGGCCCTGAAACTGCTGTATCTGGCGGCCTGGTGGCATCCGAATCATGTCGCGCGCGTCATGCGCAGCGAGGACCCCACCGAAGAAGGCATCCGTCTGGTTATTTCCGTGGCGTTTGCCGGTGGCCTGGCCGCTTACGCCGCCGGTGTCGAGCCGATCCTCGGTTCTTTTATGGGGGGCGTAATATTCAGTCACGTTTTCAAGAGCAAGGGCCGTTTCGAGGATAAGATCAACGCCATCGGCTTCGGTTTTCTTACGCCGTTTTTCTTCATCGGTGTCGGCGCCGCATTCGATCCCGCCCTGCTGGGTTCGCCGCAAACCGTCTTGCTCGCCCTGGGATTGACGGTGTTGTTGCTGGTCGCCAAGCTGCTGCCGTTGCTGCCGGCGCGCCTGTTCGGCTTGCGCGGTACGGAGGCATGCGGCATGGGCTTGCTGCTGGCGGCGCCCTTGTCCCTGCTGGTGGTGGCCGGCACCTTGGGACAAAAAATGGGCCTGCTGTCGCCTTCGCTTAACGGCATGCTGGTATTGACGGCGGTGCTGGCCAGTATCCTGTTTCCCATGCTGTTCCGTTTGCTGGCACCACGGCTGAAACAGGACAGGCCCGACTGA
- the rdgC gene encoding recombination-associated protein RdgC, protein MGLLSNTVSICQFSVVGELPTENLIEWAGQCLAGHAFQSIEGSSEEQSTGWVHLDDFEAWDFEEPDAYARDHYLTFSLRRDRRRIPGGLLKAHLERAEQKFLAEHPGLQRVPKNKREELREAVRGTLLSRTLPSPATFDAVWDTQSGRLTVTTLNGQTLELFENLFKTSFEGLRLVAVHPMARAAAVLDDNHKEGLQQLNRAVNDTVLDQIKDNLWLGWDFLRWLVDRTLNSGSDYRVTQPGPALDGESFVAYLNDRLVLTGGHEEGTQKITVAGPQDRFDEALAALDTGKDIGEGTLYLEKGELQWKMTLKGELFQFGSYRCPAVKLEKDALTDQHSERMAVFFERMYLLEEGLQLFDSLLNAFLKERLSETWRPPLTEPSTAE, encoded by the coding sequence ATGGGTCTGTTATCCAATACTGTCAGTATCTGTCAGTTCAGCGTCGTCGGTGAACTGCCGACGGAGAATCTTATCGAATGGGCAGGTCAGTGTCTGGCCGGGCATGCTTTTCAGAGTATTGAAGGCAGCAGCGAGGAACAGTCGACCGGCTGGGTGCATCTGGACGATTTCGAGGCGTGGGATTTCGAGGAGCCCGATGCCTACGCCCGCGACCATTACCTCACCTTCAGTCTGCGGCGCGACCGGCGCCGTATTCCCGGCGGCCTGCTCAAGGCCCATCTCGAACGTGCCGAGCAGAAGTTTCTGGCCGAACATCCCGGATTGCAGCGGGTTCCCAAAAACAAGCGCGAGGAATTGCGCGAGGCGGTGCGCGGCACCCTGTTGTCCCGAACCTTGCCGTCTCCGGCGACGTTCGATGCCGTCTGGGATACCCAAAGCGGACGCCTTACGGTGACCACCCTTAACGGCCAGACCCTCGAGCTTTTCGAAAATCTTTTCAAAACTTCCTTCGAGGGGTTGCGTCTGGTGGCGGTGCATCCCATGGCCCGGGCCGCAGCGGTGCTCGACGACAACCACAAGGAGGGGCTGCAGCAGCTCAATCGTGCGGTTAACGATACCGTGCTCGATCAGATCAAGGACAATCTCTGGCTGGGCTGGGACTTTTTGCGCTGGTTGGTCGACCGCACCCTGAATTCCGGATCCGACTATCGCGTCACCCAACCAGGTCCGGCCCTTGACGGAGAAAGTTTCGTTGCCTATCTCAACGATCGTCTGGTGCTGACCGGCGGCCACGAAGAGGGGACCCAGAAGATCACCGTGGCCGGTCCTCAGGACCGCTTTGATGAAGCGCTGGCCGCTCTCGATACCGGCAAGGATATCGGCGAGGGCACCCTGTATCTGGAGAAGGGCGAACTGCAGTGGAAAATGACCCTTAAGGGCGAACTGTTTCAGTTCGGATCCTACCGCTGCCCGGCTGTCAAACTGGAAAAAGACGCTTTGACCGATCAGCACAGCGAGCGCATGGCGGTCTTTTTTGAGCGCATGTACCTGCTCGAAGAAGGGCTGCAGCTGTTCGACAGCCTTCTGAACGCCTTTTTGAAGGAACGCCTGTCGGAAACCTGGCGTCCTCCCCTGACGGAACCGTCGACGGCCGAATAA
- a CDS encoding gamma-glutamylcyclotransferase family protein, with the protein MPDLLFVYGTLQQHGGAHELLAGQASLLGPARLQGRLYQVGHYPGAVLSTCPEDRVRGELFRMRHPEVLLARLDVYEEVGPQFPEPHEYRRAEVVVMTADHMPRTAWTYLYNRCTDCLIHLASGCWITAK; encoded by the coding sequence GTGCCGGATCTGCTTTTTGTTTACGGAACCCTGCAGCAGCACGGCGGAGCTCATGAACTGCTGGCCGGGCAGGCCTCTTTGTTGGGGCCTGCCCGGCTGCAGGGGCGTCTGTACCAAGTGGGGCACTACCCCGGTGCCGTGCTCTCCACGTGTCCCGAGGATCGCGTTCGGGGGGAGCTTTTTCGGATGCGCCACCCGGAAGTTCTGCTGGCGCGGCTCGATGTCTATGAAGAGGTCGGCCCGCAGTTTCCGGAACCCCATGAATACAGGCGCGCCGAAGTGGTTGTGATGACTGCCGATCACATGCCCAGGACAGCCTGGACTTATCTCTACAACCGCTGCACCGATTGCCTCATCCATCTGGCCAGCGGCTGCTGGATTACTGCCAAGTGA
- a CDS encoding GPMC system transcriptional regulator has product MDPFLNAQLKLLAEKINALGKESLDDILHALVKAVHLMTGRNTCRIYLEDLTSGALCGAMATGHRSDIVRDRSFPINNTEFPVSQVYHTHEDLQIADMKTADNLVVRQLAEDFNIRAACHLPLVHHGRAVGVLAVDSSRSGQVLTDAQIRQLRNFLDGVMANIDQARLYHQQLVLSRWVDEAKKKEAALCMVKSAVKLIDKLALAAVLVPTPLGPDSSEECLQILSSYAEELEDKQAYENQRLIHLGPGTSLLSRYINSTGVIVDDTLLEPLYFPTLSSEMLQKRYLTEELGLKSLYVVPRYDPRTRRVICLVNYYTRGTHRFSEFEKGLLEAHAEMAQRVIQEIGDEHVEIKVLSEINDLLHEKLEGLPSFLSRVLSKATELIGADTGSIALVRKDHNQSWLVVEEPDGKLVGAKSKQRLKKYIPPLRVGGTELPPEQRSLTGYVAHTGRSYMVADALEEIRTGGFYHEVTDIIKSELGVPVICDDEVIAVICMDSLRPYYFSDEHKRILQIISRMIARHISDLLYIEKLTGEVSRLGGDYGYKDPNVSSYKLGNIIGNSDKANDIVAFIQSITPPLFNRIAMWFNSDVQEATLGLPSILITGDTGSGKEFLFNNIYSRLNQMYQQNIDSKSELPVKKTNIAAYSGELTYSELFGHKRGAFTGAHADRKGILEEAHGGLVFLDEIGDADPKTQVQLLRFLDNGGFVRLGENHTRYARVLLVAATNKDLGQLIREGRFREDLYHRLSELAIEVPSLNERREDIPDLALHFLGKLHQVYKKPEETEQTAPILSRDAQLLLAQHHFVGNIRELRSILVRALFFRKGRNIEEADIARVLTSLGPRGEKHSAEELTSQVAQETLDRIVRGEDDFWSGLHAPFTEKRISRDVVTAVIELARERGAGSMPQIAEMLRACDNTNGNGDDKRLFYKFKNFLYKTIKIA; this is encoded by the coding sequence GTGGACCCTTTTCTCAATGCGCAACTGAAATTGTTAGCGGAAAAAATCAACGCCCTCGGCAAGGAGAGTCTGGATGATATCCTGCATGCCCTGGTTAAGGCCGTCCACCTCATGACCGGTCGGAACACCTGCCGCATCTACCTGGAAGACCTGACCAGCGGCGCTCTGTGCGGCGCCATGGCCACCGGGCATCGGTCGGATATCGTCCGCGATCGATCTTTTCCCATCAACAATACCGAGTTTCCCGTCTCCCAGGTCTATCATACCCATGAAGACCTGCAGATCGCGGACATGAAAACGGCCGACAACCTTGTGGTCCGGCAACTGGCGGAGGATTTCAATATCCGTGCCGCATGCCATTTGCCGCTGGTGCACCACGGCCGCGCCGTTGGAGTCCTGGCGGTGGACAGCAGCCGTTCGGGACAAGTGCTCACCGACGCCCAGATTCGGCAACTGCGAAACTTTCTCGACGGCGTTATGGCCAATATCGACCAGGCCCGGCTGTACCATCAACAACTGGTTCTGTCCCGCTGGGTGGACGAAGCCAAAAAGAAGGAAGCCGCCCTGTGCATGGTCAAATCCGCCGTCAAGCTCATCGACAAACTGGCCCTGGCCGCGGTACTGGTGCCGACGCCCCTCGGCCCGGACAGCAGCGAGGAGTGCCTGCAGATCCTGTCGTCCTACGCCGAGGAACTGGAAGACAAGCAGGCCTATGAAAACCAGCGCCTGATCCACCTCGGCCCCGGCACCTCGCTGCTGTCGCGATACATCAACAGCACCGGCGTGATTGTCGACGACACCCTGCTGGAACCCCTCTACTTCCCCACCCTCTCCTCAGAGATGCTGCAAAAACGTTACCTGACCGAGGAACTCGGCCTCAAATCGCTGTACGTGGTACCGCGCTACGATCCGCGCACCCGCCGGGTCATCTGCCTGGTCAATTACTATACCCGCGGCACCCACCGCTTCAGCGAATTCGAAAAGGGTCTGCTGGAAGCTCACGCCGAAATGGCCCAACGCGTCATTCAGGAAATCGGCGACGAGCATGTCGAAATCAAGGTGCTGTCGGAAATCAACGATCTGCTGCACGAAAAACTCGAAGGCCTGCCCTCGTTTCTGAGCCGCGTACTGTCCAAGGCGACGGAACTCATCGGCGCCGACACCGGCAGCATCGCCCTGGTGCGCAAGGACCATAACCAGAGCTGGCTGGTGGTGGAGGAGCCTGACGGAAAACTGGTCGGCGCCAAAAGCAAGCAGCGCTTGAAAAAATACATCCCGCCGCTGCGGGTCGGCGGCACCGAACTGCCCCCGGAGCAGCGCAGCCTGACCGGCTACGTCGCTCATACGGGGCGCTCCTATATGGTGGCCGACGCCCTGGAGGAAATACGTACCGGCGGGTTTTACCACGAGGTCACCGATATCATCAAAAGCGAGCTGGGCGTGCCGGTGATCTGCGACGACGAGGTCATCGCCGTGATCTGCATGGACAGCCTGCGCCCCTACTATTTCAGCGACGAGCACAAACGCATCCTGCAGATCATCAGCCGCATGATCGCCCGCCATATCTCGGACCTGCTGTATATCGAAAAACTCACCGGCGAGGTAAGTCGCCTGGGCGGGGATTACGGCTACAAGGATCCCAACGTCTCGTCCTACAAACTCGGCAACATCATCGGCAATTCCGACAAGGCCAACGATATTGTCGCATTCATTCAGAGCATCACGCCGCCGCTGTTCAATCGTATCGCCATGTGGTTCAACAGCGACGTGCAGGAAGCGACCCTGGGGCTGCCCTCCATCCTCATCACCGGCGACACCGGCAGCGGCAAGGAATTTCTGTTCAACAACATCTACTCGCGTCTCAACCAGATGTACCAGCAGAACATCGACAGCAAAAGCGAACTGCCGGTGAAAAAGACCAACATCGCCGCCTACAGCGGAGAGTTGACCTATTCCGAGCTGTTCGGCCACAAACGCGGCGCCTTTACCGGTGCCCATGCCGACCGCAAGGGCATTCTGGAGGAAGCCCACGGCGGGCTGGTATTCCTCGACGAAATCGGCGACGCCGACCCCAAGACCCAGGTGCAGCTGCTGCGGTTCCTCGACAACGGCGGTTTCGTGCGCCTCGGCGAGAATCATACCCGCTACGCCCGGGTGCTGCTGGTGGCGGCCACCAACAAAGATCTGGGCCAGCTGATCCGCGAGGGCCGGTTCCGCGAGGATCTCTACCACCGTCTGTCGGAATTGGCCATCGAGGTTCCGTCCCTCAACGAACGGCGCGAGGATATTCCCGACCTGGCACTGCACTTCCTGGGCAAACTGCACCAGGTATACAAAAAGCCCGAAGAAACCGAGCAGACCGCGCCGATATTGAGCCGCGACGCGCAACTCCTGTTGGCGCAACACCACTTTGTCGGCAACATCCGCGAACTGCGCAGCATCCTGGTGCGGGCTTTGTTTTTCCGCAAGGGACGCAACATCGAAGAGGCGGATATCGCACGCGTACTGACCTCTCTCGGACCGCGCGGCGAAAAGCATTCCGCCGAAGAACTCACCAGCCAGGTGGCGCAGGAAACCCTCGACCGCATCGTACGCGGCGAAGACGACTTCTGGTCCGGCCTGCATGCGCCCTTCACCGAAAAGCGCATCTCGCGCGATGTGGTTACCGCGGTGATCGAACTGGCCAGGGAACGCGGCGCGGGCAGCATGCCGCAGATCGCCGAAATGCTGCGCGCCTGCGACAATACCAATGGGAACGGAGACGACAAGCGTCTGTTTTATAAATTCAAGAATTTCCTCTACAAGACGATTAAAATCGCATGA
- a CDS encoding epoxyqueuosine reductase QueH has translation MKHAAKKKHMELELPGGARRLLLHSCCAPCAGGILETLVEARVAVTLYFCNPNIHPRDEYRKRKEEQRDFAVKLGVDFVDADNDPAPWFRAVSGLEEEAERGARCGVCFEMRLASTAAYAAAHGFEVFATTLGISRWKDLAQVNEAGLTAAAAQPGVSFWPFNWRKAGGSQRMIEVSRREGFYHQQYCGCVFSLRDTNRWRLQKGQDIIQRDITAYDRWIKS, from the coding sequence GTGAAACATGCTGCCAAGAAAAAACATATGGAATTGGAACTGCCCGGCGGTGCCCGGCGTCTGCTGCTGCACTCCTGCTGCGCACCATGCGCCGGGGGGATTCTCGAAACTCTCGTTGAGGCCCGGGTAGCGGTAACGCTGTACTTCTGCAACCCCAATATCCATCCGCGCGATGAATATCGGAAGCGCAAGGAAGAACAGAGGGATTTTGCGGTCAAGCTCGGCGTCGATTTTGTGGATGCCGATAACGACCCGGCGCCCTGGTTTCGTGCGGTTTCCGGCCTGGAGGAGGAAGCTGAACGCGGCGCGCGTTGCGGCGTCTGTTTCGAGATGCGGCTGGCGTCCACAGCTGCTTATGCCGCGGCGCACGGTTTCGAGGTCTTCGCCACCACCCTGGGGATTTCCCGGTGGAAAGATCTGGCGCAGGTCAATGAGGCGGGCCTGACGGCTGCCGCCGCTCAGCCGGGCGTCAGCTTCTGGCCCTTCAACTGGCGCAAGGCCGGCGGTTCCCAGCGCATGATCGAAGTTTCGCGACGCGAGGGATTTTATCACCAGCAATACTGCGGCTGTGTCTTCAGCCTGCGCGATACCAACCGTTGGCGCCTGCAGAAAGGCCAGGACATCATTCAACGGGATATTACCGCATATGACCGGTGGATAAAGTCCTAG
- a CDS encoding potassium channel family protein: protein MATGRYVIIGGGNIGQKLIRLLSPDRELVLIDQDQQALDAALQARSNGISTVLGDATSRLVLEKAGVRKTDTVLITATTEKVNVEVARVVKKYFDTRQVYAIGITRAGIAAMEELGVEVENIFSVSAIGLRNRLEHKTKTVHGVGLGKNEILEVEIHPNSRLAHNTIGRIRPRRWRIGIIYRDEAIVIPRDDTVLKPGDKLIILGDPRVLKTVSEMLTFRFVQFPLEFGDRTLALLFGGEPEDYFAELAYIVKTFPLAQTSVVLCSMRDSDLERSRTLLAAQGLGHFELRQISLADLLADPAVAPGPTGKVGLVVLARTHLRRGFKNPALGQSRKSLLMRLSLVFRAPLLVSGGTFPYQRMALPCMAEGQLQASMQTALEIAAPLHFNLEALVCKPSEYIASNDELSGCERICKTIDRLRHIYRTEIHETLVEGNPIAVFSEALQEHKLLVANIGEWRQPRLWPDWLDPDVPWHVVDRANISTLLLPADQETL from the coding sequence ATGGCTACCGGCAGATATGTCATCATCGGAGGCGGGAACATCGGTCAGAAGCTGATTCGCCTGCTCTCCCCCGATCGGGAACTGGTTTTGATCGACCAGGACCAGCAGGCCCTGGATGCCGCCCTGCAGGCTCGCAGCAACGGCATCAGCACCGTGTTGGGCGATGCCACCAGCCGGCTGGTTCTGGAAAAAGCCGGGGTCAGGAAAACCGATACGGTTCTCATCACGGCCACCACTGAAAAAGTCAATGTCGAAGTCGCCAGGGTGGTGAAAAAATATTTCGACACCCGCCAGGTGTACGCTATCGGGATTACCCGCGCGGGTATCGCGGCCATGGAAGAGCTTGGCGTCGAAGTGGAAAACATCTTCAGCGTCAGCGCCATCGGTCTTCGCAACCGGCTCGAGCATAAAACCAAGACGGTGCACGGCGTCGGCCTGGGTAAAAACGAAATCCTCGAAGTCGAGATCCATCCCAACTCCCGTCTGGCCCATAATACCATCGGCCGTATCCGGCCCCGCCGGTGGCGCATCGGCATCATCTACCGAGACGAGGCGATTGTTATCCCCCGTGACGACACCGTGCTCAAGCCCGGCGACAAGTTGATCATTCTCGGCGATCCGCGGGTTCTGAAAACCGTCTCCGAGATGTTGACCTTCCGCTTCGTGCAGTTTCCCCTGGAATTCGGCGACCGTACCCTGGCGTTGTTGTTCGGCGGCGAACCGGAGGATTATTTTGCCGAGCTGGCCTATATCGTCAAGACCTTTCCCCTGGCGCAGACGTCGGTCGTTCTTTGCTCGATGCGGGACAGTGATCTGGAGCGCTCCCGTACTTTGCTGGCCGCCCAGGGACTCGGGCATTTCGAGTTGCGTCAGATCTCTCTGGCGGATCTGCTCGCCGACCCGGCGGTAGCTCCGGGGCCGACGGGCAAGGTGGGATTGGTGGTCCTGGCTCGCACTCATCTGCGTCGCGGTTTTAAAAACCCCGCCTTGGGCCAGTCGCGCAAAAGTCTGCTGATGCGGCTTTCCCTGGTGTTCCGGGCGCCTTTGCTGGTCAGCGGCGGAACCTTTCCCTATCAGCGCATGGCGCTCCCCTGTATGGCTGAGGGCCAGTTGCAGGCCAGTATGCAGACCGCCCTGGAGATCGCCGCCCCGCTGCATTTCAATCTTGAAGCGCTGGTTTGTAAACCGTCGGAATACATTGCCTCCAATGATGAGTTGAGCGGCTGTGAAAGAATCTGCAAAACCATCGATCGCCTGCGCCACATCTATCGCACCGAAATACACGAGACGCTGGTGGAGGGCAACCCCATCGCGGTTTTTTCCGAAGCGCTGCAGGAGCACAAGCTGCTTGTCGCCAATATCGGCGAATGGCGTCAGCCGCGTCTGTGGCCGGATTGGCTCGACCCCGACGTTCCCTGGCATGTAGTGGACCGGGCCAACATTTCGACCCTGTTGTTGCCGGCGGACCAGGAGACTCTCTGA
- a CDS encoding PAS domain S-box protein, with protein sequence MTKPSLYQRLFSDISDLLAVVDRNHRLVMCNWRGGYDYVPEDKRTGQPHCYEVFYPGQNGPCQPCHVMEVFRTGKPLVTEKYNARVGHLEVRCFPIFDEAGELTMVAEQLCDINQRKAALENLHASERQYRTLVESQIDLVCRWQPDTTLTFVNSAYCRFFGKTRAELLGTRFLDNCPQEFRPDLAAHVASQAQNPRLEVVEVKVYDTKGRIRWQSWCDCPIFDEQGRLVEFQSVGRDITKEKMALEHLRETQTRYRHFFENDLTGDFVVGIDGQLVDCNPAFLRIFGFDSRQQALEKDFFELFFHGKDPGIFFEILQQQKKMEYCDIEGCKCDGSPLQLIANLLGQFNEEGQLTGIEGFLFDNTDLKNLQKQFLHAQKMEAMGRLAGGVAHDFNNLLTVISGYSQYLLQKYSDEALQGCLEQIVKAGEQAASLTSQLLAFSRRQVMQTKEMDLNGVTADMEKMLHRILGADVDLVVLRDPRLGLVNADRGQIEQVIVNLAVNARDAMPEGGKLTIETINIELDEIYSTWHTGLAPGHYVMMSVTDTGIGMDPEIMGKIFEPFYTTKETGKGTGLGLSTVYGIVQQSGGHIYVYSEPGMGTTFKIYLPRVDSPVHDRAAKECSSLPIKGSETILLVEDNESVRDLAHMVLRGNGYNVLEACDIHEALQVFETYDDAIHLLLTDVVMPGGSGPTLVAELRGRKADLKVLYVSGYPQDTQAIQDSETSKDAFLAKPFTPISLGLKVREILG encoded by the coding sequence ATGACCAAACCATCCCTCTATCAGCGGCTTTTCTCCGATATTTCCGACCTGCTTGCTGTCGTCGATCGTAATCACCGCCTTGTCATGTGCAACTGGCGCGGGGGGTACGATTATGTTCCCGAGGACAAAAGAACGGGACAGCCCCACTGCTACGAGGTCTTTTATCCCGGGCAGAACGGACCCTGTCAGCCTTGTCACGTGATGGAGGTTTTCCGTACCGGAAAACCCCTGGTTACCGAGAAATATAATGCCCGCGTCGGTCATCTGGAGGTTCGCTGTTTTCCCATCTTCGACGAGGCCGGCGAGCTTACCATGGTTGCGGAACAACTTTGCGATATCAATCAGCGTAAAGCCGCGCTGGAAAACCTGCATGCCAGCGAAAGGCAATACCGGACCCTGGTCGAAAGTCAGATCGACCTGGTTTGTCGTTGGCAACCCGATACCACCCTTACCTTTGTCAATTCCGCCTATTGCCGGTTTTTCGGCAAAACCCGCGCCGAATTGCTCGGCACCCGATTCCTCGATAACTGCCCGCAAGAGTTCCGCCCTGACCTTGCCGCCCATGTGGCTTCGCAAGCTCAAAATCCGAGGCTGGAGGTCGTGGAAGTCAAGGTATACGACACCAAAGGCCGGATCCGTTGGCAAAGCTGGTGCGATTGTCCGATTTTTGATGAGCAGGGACGTCTGGTGGAATTTCAATCGGTGGGCCGGGACATCACCAAAGAAAAAATGGCCCTGGAGCACTTGCGCGAAACCCAGACCCGTTACCGGCACTTTTTTGAAAACGATTTGACGGGGGATTTCGTGGTCGGCATCGACGGACAGCTGGTCGACTGCAACCCAGCCTTTTTGCGCATTTTCGGTTTCGATTCACGGCAACAGGCCTTGGAGAAAGACTTCTTCGAGTTGTTCTTTCACGGCAAGGATCCCGGGATCTTTTTTGAGATTCTTCAGCAGCAGAAAAAGATGGAGTATTGCGACATCGAAGGCTGTAAATGCGACGGCAGCCCTTTGCAGCTCATCGCCAATCTGCTTGGGCAATTCAACGAAGAGGGGCAACTTACGGGCATCGAAGGGTTTTTGTTCGATAACACCGACCTTAAAAATCTACAGAAACAGTTTCTCCACGCGCAGAAGATGGAAGCCATGGGACGCCTGGCCGGCGGGGTGGCCCACGATTTCAACAATCTTCTGACGGTGATCAGCGGTTACAGTCAGTATCTGTTGCAGAAATATTCGGATGAAGCGCTGCAGGGTTGTCTGGAGCAGATCGTCAAGGCGGGCGAGCAGGCCGCTTCGCTGACCAGTCAGCTGCTGGCCTTCAGTCGGCGCCAGGTCATGCAGACCAAAGAGATGGACCTCAATGGGGTCACGGCCGATATGGAAAAAATGTTGCACCGGATTCTCGGTGCCGATGTCGACCTGGTAGTGCTGCGGGATCCCCGTCTGGGGCTGGTCAACGCCGATCGCGGCCAGATCGAGCAGGTGATCGTCAACCTGGCCGTGAATGCGCGCGATGCCATGCCCGAGGGTGGCAAACTGACTATCGAAACCATCAATATCGAGCTGGATGAAATCTATTCCACCTGGCATACCGGTCTGGCGCCCGGTCATTATGTCATGATGTCCGTTACCGATACCGGCATCGGTATGGATCCCGAAATCATGGGCAAGATTTTTGAACCCTTCTATACCACCAAGGAAACCGGCAAAGGCACCGGCCTGGGGCTGTCCACGGTTTACGGCATCGTGCAGCAAAGCGGGGGGCACATTTATGTGTACAGCGAGCCGGGTATGGGTACGACTTTCAAGATTTATCTGCCGCGCGTCGACAGTCCGGTCCATGACCGTGCCGCCAAGGAATGTAGCAGTTTACCCATCAAGGGCAGTGAAACCATTCTGCTGGTGGAAGATAACGAGTCCGTCCGGGATCTTGCTCACATGGTTCTGCGCGGTAACGGTTATAATGTCCTGGAAGCTTGCGATATCCATGAGGCGTTGCAGGTTTTTGAAACCTATGACGACGCCATTCATCTGCTGCTGACCGACGTTGTCATGCCCGGTGGCAGCGGCCCGACCCTGGTGGCAGAGTTGCGAGGCCGCAAGGCCGATCTCAAGGTTCTTTATGTGTCCGGTTATCCGCAGGACACTCAGGCCATTCAGGATTCTGAAACCAGCAAGGACGCCTTTCTGGCCAAGCCTTTCACCCCGATATCCCTGGGGCTGAAAGTGCGGGAGATTCTCGGCTAG
- a CDS encoding S1C family serine protease, which translates to MATDPKDNHGPQKEHRDSQDQTGSCRPGPDAETQVELLDAYSQAVITVAEAVGPAVVGVFAGKGRRGTGVEPAGIGSGVIIAPDGYILTNDHVVQAADCFTVILQDGSRLEANLVGTDPATDLAVLRAGSSGLPYVEIGDSRQLRVGQLVIAIGNPFGFSSTVSTGVVSALGRALRSQQGRLIENIIQHTAPLNPGNSGGPLVDAHGLLVGVNTAIIAQAQGIGFAIPAATARLVAAQLITHGRVRRAHLGLAGQQRPLPRALARQLHLDEASVVEVAGLDPQGPAARAGLRVGDLIISLADQPMSNIDAIHHFLAEWTIGEPVKAVILRGEEIKEFRVVPMEAPEV; encoded by the coding sequence CGAACTCCTTGATGCCTATTCGCAGGCGGTCATTACCGTGGCGGAGGCGGTGGGGCCTGCGGTGGTGGGGGTCTTTGCCGGCAAGGGTCGGAGGGGGACTGGCGTTGAGCCTGCGGGGATCGGTTCCGGGGTCATCATCGCACCCGACGGTTATATCCTGACCAACGATCATGTGGTGCAGGCCGCGGATTGTTTCACCGTGATTCTGCAGGACGGCAGCCGGCTTGAGGCGAACCTGGTCGGGACCGACCCGGCTACCGATCTGGCGGTATTGCGTGCCGGAAGCTCCGGGCTGCCCTATGTCGAAATAGGCGATTCGCGACAGTTGCGGGTCGGGCAACTGGTCATCGCCATCGGCAATCCCTTCGGCTTCTCTTCCACCGTATCCACCGGGGTGGTGAGTGCGCTTGGCCGTGCCCTGCGCAGCCAGCAGGGCCGGCTCATCGAAAACATCATCCAGCACACCGCGCCGCTTAACCCGGGCAACTCGGGCGGTCCGCTGGTCGATGCCCACGGTCTGCTGGTGGGGGTCAACACGGCGATCATCGCCCAGGCCCAGGGGATCGGCTTTGCCATTCCCGCCGCCACCGCCCGTCTGGTGGCGGCCCAGTTGATCACCCACGGCCGGGTGCGCCGGGCTCATCTGGGCCTGGCCGGTCAGCAGCGCCCCCTGCCTCGCGCCCTTGCGCGGCAGCTGCACCTGGATGAAGCCTCCGTGGTCGAGGTGGCGGGGCTCGACCCCCAGGGGCCGGCCGCCCGGGCCGGTCTGCGCGTGGGGGATCTGATTATTTCGCTGGCCGACCAACCCATGTCCAACATCGATGCCATCCATCATTTTCTGGCCGAGTGGACGATTGGCGAACCGGTCAAGGCGGTCATACTGCGCGGGGAGGAAATCAAGGAGTTCCGCGTCGTGCCGATGGAAGCCCCGGAGGTATAA